One Staphylococcus simiae genomic region harbors:
- a CDS encoding DUF6262 family protein, with protein MGNYDRKNQMKEIHKRKKANTEIKVNSAIERLLKENIEINFNVVSNYANVSKATLYNHKEIRNKIEELRKHSTQSNVIQAKNDGKNAIIESLKRKIKKLEKENKALKNEVNALYNKMYENF; from the coding sequence ATGGGGAATTATGATAGAAAAAACCAAATGAAAGAAATACATAAAAGAAAAAAAGCTAATACAGAAATAAAAGTAAATTCTGCAATAGAAAGGCTCTTAAAAGAAAATATAGAGATTAACTTTAATGTTGTTTCTAATTATGCAAATGTTTCAAAAGCTACTTTGTATAATCATAAAGAAATTCGAAATAAAATTGAAGAATTGCGTAAACACAGCACTCAATCAAATGTAATTCAAGCCAAAAATGATGGGAAAAATGCAATTATTGAATCCTTGAAAAGAAAAATTAAAAAATTAGAAAAAGAGAATAAAGCATTAAAGAATGAAGTTAACGCTTTATATAATAAAATGTATGAAAACTTTTAA
- a CDS encoding YolD-like family protein — protein MLFNSNIPDKYKYETDYRKIPREYLNPKIPQGRGNIKWRAFATLPEQYEILNKVMQNQNKIANPLLSDDSLSQLDYIVSEKIQSNESCTIEYWSNGYIKTYTGFILKFNVLEKSFSFFNTSNNNYYTLYKEYINNIF, from the coding sequence ATGTTATTCAATTCTAACATTCCAGATAAATATAAATATGAAACGGACTATAGAAAAATCCCAAGAGAATATTTGAATCCCAAAATCCCTCAAGGTCGTGGAAACATCAAATGGAGAGCTTTTGCCACTTTGCCTGAACAATATGAAATATTAAATAAAGTGATGCAAAATCAAAACAAAATTGCAAATCCCTTATTATCTGATGATTCTTTGAGCCAATTAGATTATATAGTTAGTGAAAAAATTCAATCCAATGAATCTTGTACAATTGAATATTGGAGTAACGGTTATATAAAAACTTATACTGGATTCATTTTGAAATTCAATGTATTAGAAAAATCTTTTTCCTTTTTCAATACTTCCAATAATAATTACTATACTTTATATAAAGAATATATTAACAACATATTTTAA
- a CDS encoding tyrosine-type recombinase/integrase — protein MKIVNVNSNRGKNFMIIDSNLNPVEDVTYYLKYLESVDKSENTLKTYAYCLKRYFMYLEFKNKDHKDVTFDDLVDFVMWLKSPNKYEKVIFKDRPLYGKSPKTINLTITVVTNFYDYLFRTKKSKIDVAKSILIERGRQSSYKSFLDHVNTNDLLYTNTLKVKVPKEKMKILSTSEIKELIKASNNIRDKFMIQLLYETGLRIGELLSLYIDDIKYDLTNGHQIILKNRKNKNGARLKSGERKIYISQALIDLYDDYLYEVLDEVSTDSEFLFIKVKGKNIGEPLDYNDVNSIFKRLRKKTGIMVHPHLLRHTHATIFYNKSKNIKQVQERLGHSNIQTTMDLYIHNNDQLIRENWEKVKDSFQIFE, from the coding sequence ATGAAAATAGTAAATGTGAATTCTAACAGGGGAAAGAACTTTATGATAATTGATAGTAATTTAAATCCAGTTGAAGATGTTACCTATTATTTAAAGTATTTAGAGAGTGTTGATAAAAGTGAGAATACTTTAAAGACTTATGCATATTGTTTAAAAAGATATTTTATGTACCTAGAATTTAAAAATAAAGATCATAAAGATGTAACTTTTGATGATTTAGTTGATTTTGTTATGTGGTTAAAATCACCAAATAAATATGAAAAAGTTATATTTAAAGATAGACCATTATATGGAAAAAGCCCTAAAACTATTAATTTAACTATCACTGTAGTTACTAACTTTTATGATTACTTATTTAGAACTAAAAAATCTAAAATTGACGTTGCTAAATCAATTTTAATAGAAAGAGGTCGTCAGTCTTCTTATAAAAGTTTTTTAGATCATGTAAATACAAATGATTTATTATATACAAATACACTAAAAGTAAAAGTGCCAAAAGAAAAAATGAAAATATTGAGTACCAGTGAAATAAAAGAGTTAATAAAAGCATCAAATAACATTAGGGATAAATTTATGATTCAATTATTATATGAAACAGGATTGCGTATTGGGGAATTGTTGTCACTTTACATAGATGATATTAAATATGATTTGACTAATGGACATCAAATTATTTTGAAAAATAGAAAAAATAAAAATGGAGCTAGATTAAAAAGTGGGGAACGTAAAATATACATTTCACAAGCTTTGATTGATTTATATGATGATTATTTATATGAAGTATTAGATGAAGTTTCAACTGATTCTGAATTTTTGTTTATTAAAGTTAAAGGTAAAAATATTGGAGAACCTTTAGACTATAATGATGTAAATTCAATATTTAAACGTTTAAGAAAGAAAACTGGAATTATGGTTCATCCTCACTTGTTAAGGCACACTCATGCTACTATTTTTTATAATAAAAGTAAAAATATAAAACAAGTTCAAGAACGGCTTGGACACAGTAATATACAAACCACTATGGATTTGTATATTCATAATAATGATCAGCTTATCCGTGAAAATTGGGAAAAAGTAAAAGATTCATTCCAAATATTTGAATAG
- a CDS encoding ArsR/SmtB family transcription factor — translation MEVIKVNPDVDEEEQLNFYEKMFEALADKIRLKILHSIRQSNTKSLCVCDLEELLALKQSKLSYHLKKLVDANILIAEKHGTWNYYKINEQQIQVVLNEDTCCKIL, via the coding sequence ATGGAAGTAATCAAGGTCAATCCAGATGTAGATGAAGAAGAGCAATTAAATTTTTATGAAAAGATGTTTGAAGCACTTGCAGATAAAATTAGACTTAAAATCCTACATTCTATACGTCAAAGCAATACAAAATCTTTGTGTGTATGTGATTTGGAAGAATTGCTAGCATTAAAACAATCTAAACTTTCTTACCATTTGAAAAAATTAGTAGATGCAAATATCCTCATTGCAGAAAAACATGGTACATGGAATTATTATAAAATTAATGAACAACAAATACAGGTAGTATTGAATGAAGATACTTGTTGTAAGATACTTTAA
- a CDS encoding tyrosine-type recombinase/integrase, translated as MNNSVQNTDDFFQNKLKKELCFLKSKSINSEGDIVYTDIYSDYFYKNDVWHISNFKIFNQFQDDLNGYNGKRKNIFFRFQNKYLNLEFKYICLKLITTEYWSLSSLFNGGAVHINKLATFFNEKFPNINSLLDYEFNSLESEWIKWLKNQNVTTIKRSKSIVFGNYETKTPIASSLKKLYRLFSKMIDSREEWDKDLWDIRNLEMYGLTYNKTLTGNYLNFKKIDSFNIRTSVKQYLKQRLLTGDMNFATGRMYVRVLTRFLNSIHNQEPNWNDLNKLERKHMETYIDFIFKYAKSKNVRSVKNFVREELKLVRRFLNDIITQKYSIAPIEDIRFLFLPQDLPKHEKLEKNQIDYIPDFVLDQLFENINSLPEEIIPIIWIAFKTGLRISDVLTLKDNCLTKINGKYSIVTDIAKTFVKGHRIPIDEQLADILAVLIASSKRQSTKDNNPNNYIFVIYKGKRKGMPYTQHLVRSHLNYLAKTKNIVDEKGEIFHFKTHQFRHTYAVKLLNGGVDILTIQELLAHASPEMTLRYAKLLDDTKRKAFESVIDQGAFTFDIDGKVKNIKHSSELSENALNSLWQEHKLNAMDNPYGTCHARLKGDCPYMEAPPCLTCNSGKPCKDLAIGFSNLDVEKYELLVKSTINSIEVAKNFNRDDMVEKHVNLLEKYEDILKNIKDGNVIFGRNNRMKT; from the coding sequence ATGAATAATAGCGTCCAAAATACAGATGATTTTTTTCAAAACAAATTAAAAAAGGAACTTTGCTTTTTGAAAAGTAAAAGTATAAATTCTGAGGGAGATATTGTTTATACCGATATCTATAGTGATTATTTCTATAAAAATGATGTATGGCACATTTCTAATTTTAAGATTTTTAATCAATTTCAAGATGATTTGAACGGATATAATGGTAAAAGAAAAAATATATTTTTTAGATTTCAAAACAAGTATTTAAATTTAGAATTCAAGTATATTTGCCTGAAATTAATTACTACTGAATATTGGTCTTTAAGTTCTTTATTTAATGGTGGTGCAGTACATATTAATAAATTGGCTACTTTCTTCAATGAAAAGTTTCCAAATATAAACTCATTATTAGATTACGAATTTAATAGTTTAGAGTCTGAATGGATTAAGTGGTTAAAAAATCAAAATGTAACCACTATAAAAAGATCAAAAAGTATCGTTTTTGGAAATTATGAAACAAAAACGCCTATAGCTTCAAGTTTAAAAAAATTATATAGGCTGTTTTCAAAAATGATTGACAGCAGAGAAGAGTGGGATAAAGATTTATGGGATATAAGAAATTTAGAAATGTATGGATTGACTTATAATAAAACACTTACAGGAAATTATCTAAATTTTAAAAAGATAGATTCATTTAATATAAGAACTTCTGTAAAACAATATTTAAAACAGCGATTATTGACCGGAGATATGAATTTTGCTACAGGTAGAATGTATGTAAGAGTTTTGACTAGATTTTTAAATAGTATACATAATCAAGAACCTAATTGGAATGATTTAAATAAGTTAGAAAGAAAGCATATGGAAACATATATTGATTTCATTTTTAAATATGCAAAAAGTAAAAACGTACGAAGTGTAAAGAATTTTGTACGTGAAGAACTTAAATTAGTTAGAAGGTTTTTGAATGATATAATTACGCAAAAATATAGTATAGCACCTATAGAAGATATAAGATTCTTATTTTTGCCACAAGATCTACCTAAACATGAAAAACTCGAAAAAAATCAAATTGATTATATTCCAGATTTTGTATTAGATCAACTATTTGAAAATATAAATTCTTTACCTGAAGAAATTATACCTATCATTTGGATAGCATTTAAAACGGGTTTACGTATATCAGATGTATTAACTTTAAAAGATAACTGCCTTACTAAAATTAATGGTAAATATTCTATAGTTACTGATATAGCAAAAACTTTTGTAAAAGGCCATAGAATACCTATTGATGAACAATTAGCCGATATATTAGCAGTTTTAATTGCAAGTTCTAAAAGACAAAGTACTAAGGACAACAACCCTAATAATTATATATTTGTTATATACAAAGGTAAGAGAAAAGGAATGCCATATACTCAACATTTAGTTCGTTCTCATTTAAATTATTTAGCTAAAACTAAAAATATTGTTGATGAAAAGGGAGAAATTTTCCACTTTAAAACACATCAGTTTAGGCATACATATGCTGTTAAGTTGCTTAATGGTGGAGTTGATATTCTAACTATTCAAGAACTATTAGCTCATGCTTCTCCTGAAATGACCCTTAGATATGCGAAACTTCTTGATGATACTAAAAGAAAAGCATTTGAATCAGTTATAGATCAAGGAGCATTCACCTTTGATATTGATGGTAAAGTAAAAAATATTAAACATAGTAGTGAACTTTCTGAGAATGCGTTGAACTCTTTATGGCAAGAGCATAAATTAAATGCTATGGACAATCCATATGGTACGTGTCATGCAAGGTTAAAAGGTGACTGCCCATATATGGAAGCACCACCATGTTTAACTTGTAATTCAGGTAAACCCTGCAAAGATTTAGCAATAGGATTTTCAAATTTAGATGTAGAAAAGTATGAATTGCTTGTTAAATCTACCATTAATTCTATAGAAGTAGCTAAAAATTTTAATAGAGATGATATGGTAGAAAAGCATGTCAATTTATTAGAAAAATATGAAGACATATTAAAAAATATAAAAGATGGAAATGTTATTTTTGGTAGAAATAATAGGATGAAAACATAG
- a CDS encoding C45 family autoproteolytic acyltransferase/hydolase, protein MQQVTSDIMTFRGSHFDLGVATAKWLQQTPLLSNRQQEWKKRIPRFDIDINETYQIYQTYAPQIWDELMGLQSVLKLPTRQIILNFGHFRFTDLKESGCTVFQGQDYLVRNYDYHPATYDGRYLLYQPTDGGLAQIGPTSRVTGRMDGMNEAGLAMAYNFMHRKHPANGFVCYMIGRLILEYCSNVTEAIQLLKNIPHRSSFSYILMDKELNHVIVEVTPRSIDVRHDIFCTNHFEILTHENRNYTKESTERLARVMKQTPEHIDMHTAFKIFNDPLYEIYSKLFRSWSGTIHTSMYHPQSLTAYMTLGENKPPEMIDFNSWLEGNELSISQFTGHIDTDLTFANI, encoded by the coding sequence ATGCAACAAGTGACATCAGATATTATGACCTTTAGAGGCTCTCACTTTGATTTAGGTGTAGCGACTGCCAAATGGCTACAGCAAACGCCCTTATTAAGTAATCGCCAACAAGAATGGAAAAAGCGTATACCGAGATTTGATATAGACATTAATGAAACTTATCAAATTTATCAAACTTATGCGCCTCAAATTTGGGATGAATTGATGGGATTACAAAGTGTATTAAAGTTACCAACGAGACAAATCATCTTGAATTTTGGTCATTTTCGTTTTACTGATTTAAAAGAAAGTGGTTGCACCGTATTTCAAGGCCAAGATTATTTAGTAAGAAACTATGATTATCATCCTGCTACATACGATGGCAGATATTTATTATATCAACCAACAGATGGTGGCCTAGCACAAATAGGTCCTACATCAAGAGTAACTGGTCGTATGGACGGCATGAACGAAGCGGGATTAGCTATGGCCTATAACTTTATGCACCGTAAACATCCTGCGAATGGTTTCGTTTGTTATATGATTGGTCGCTTAATATTGGAATATTGCAGCAATGTTACAGAAGCAATCCAATTATTAAAAAACATTCCACATAGAAGTTCGTTTAGTTATATATTAATGGACAAGGAATTAAATCACGTTATTGTAGAAGTCACTCCACGCTCTATTGATGTACGTCACGATATATTTTGTACAAACCATTTTGAAATACTGACTCATGAGAATCGCAATTATACTAAAGAGTCTACTGAACGACTAGCACGGGTAATGAAACAAACACCTGAACATATCGATATGCATACAGCGTTCAAGATATTTAATGACCCTCTATATGAAATTTACAGTAAATTATTCAGAAGTTGGTCAGGCACGATACATACATCTATGTATCACCCACAAAGTTTAACAGCTTATATGACATTAGGTGAAAATAAACCACCAGAAATGATTGATTTCAATTCTTGGTTGGAAGGTAATGAATTATCCATTAGTCAATTTACTGGTCACATTGACACAGATTTAACCTTTGCCAATATATAA
- a CDS encoding permease, with protein MIDSIIEFIKTFLMLFFELLILFIIVSFIVSLIQQVVSEDKIKNMLSKHNQGINYFLGMIFGAITPFCSCSTIPILAGLLNSKVPFGPSMSFLIASPLMNPLMLFMLWALLGWKVAIVYFVVLAIFSILTGFVFSKMNLAETYKGVNVKGDGFFANKTGSRFKQALNDAWAFLYPMLPYLFIGVFIGAFIYGFVPETFITKYASGDGVISVFIASVIGIPMYIRPETMLPIAEALVSKGMSLGTVVALIIGGAGASIPEVVLLSKLFKKKFVVSFVIAILVVAVATGLIVNMIV; from the coding sequence ATGATAGATTCGATTATAGAATTTATAAAAACATTTCTAATGCTATTTTTTGAATTATTAATACTGTTCATAATCGTAAGTTTTATTGTAAGTTTAATTCAACAAGTAGTTTCAGAAGATAAAATCAAAAACATGTTAAGTAAGCATAACCAAGGAATTAATTATTTTTTAGGAATGATATTTGGTGCGATTACTCCCTTTTGTTCCTGTTCAACTATTCCAATACTCGCAGGATTATTAAATTCTAAAGTCCCTTTCGGTCCATCTATGAGTTTTTTGATTGCTTCACCATTGATGAATCCATTAATGCTATTTATGTTATGGGCTTTATTAGGTTGGAAAGTTGCAATAGTTTATTTTGTTGTACTAGCAATATTTAGTATCTTAACAGGTTTTGTATTTTCAAAAATGAATTTAGCTGAAACTTATAAAGGCGTAAATGTGAAAGGCGATGGATTTTTTGCTAATAAAACGGGATCTCGTTTTAAACAAGCATTAAATGATGCGTGGGCATTTTTATATCCAATGCTTCCATACCTATTTATTGGTGTATTTATTGGAGCGTTCATATATGGATTTGTACCTGAAACATTTATTACAAAATACGCAAGTGGAGATGGCGTTATATCCGTATTCATTGCATCTGTTATAGGTATTCCAATGTATATCAGACCTGAAACAATGTTACCTATAGCTGAAGCATTAGTATCAAAAGGGATGTCCTTAGGAACAGTAGTTGCGTTGATAATAGGTGGTGCTGGTGCAAGTATTCCCGAAGTTGTATTATTATCGAAATTATTCAAGAAAAAATTTGTAGTCTCATTCGTTATCGCAATTTTAGTTGTAGCTGTTGCTACAGGATTAATAGTTAATATGATTGTTTAA
- a CDS encoding methyltransferase domain-containing protein has product MNQETSVINRYGNAAKKHEENLCCPVEYDTKYLKIIPDEIIEKDYGCGDPLGKIKEGDTVLDLGSGGGKVPYIVSQIVGETGKVIGVDMNDDMLNLAKKYQNQMIERIGYDNVIFHKGKIQNLKLDLEELDKYIQEHPVNNLGTYQSIKQYINYLENEMTMIKDNSIDVVISNCVLNLVSTDDKEALFREIYRVLKDGGKAVISDIVSNVEVPEKLRQDENLWSGCYSGAIEEKSFVEAFEKVGFYGVEIDKREKTWTTIEGIDFRSMTIIAHKGKEGPCIDKGQSVIYKGPFKHIEDDDDHIFERGERTFVCEKTFNILKQAPYKEVFEFIDENEEIINKNECCDTSCGC; this is encoded by the coding sequence ATGAATCAAGAAACTTCAGTAATCAATAGATATGGGAATGCTGCTAAAAAACATGAAGAAAATTTATGTTGCCCAGTAGAATATGATACAAAGTACTTAAAGATTATACCAGATGAAATCATAGAGAAAGATTATGGTTGTGGAGATCCTTTAGGTAAAATCAAAGAAGGAGATACAGTATTAGATTTAGGTTCTGGTGGTGGCAAAGTTCCTTATATAGTTTCTCAAATTGTTGGTGAAACAGGCAAAGTTATTGGCGTAGACATGAACGATGATATGTTAAATCTTGCTAAAAAATATCAGAATCAAATGATTGAAAGAATTGGTTATGATAATGTTATTTTTCATAAAGGAAAAATTCAAAACTTAAAATTAGATTTAGAAGAACTCGATAAATATATACAAGAACATCCTGTTAACAACTTAGGTACGTATCAATCTATTAAGCAATATATTAATTACTTAGAAAATGAAATGACTATGATAAAGGATAATAGTATAGATGTGGTTATATCAAATTGTGTTCTAAACCTAGTTTCAACAGATGACAAAGAAGCACTATTCAGGGAAATTTACCGTGTTTTAAAAGATGGTGGTAAAGCAGTAATCTCAGATATTGTTTCTAATGTAGAAGTACCAGAAAAGTTGAGACAAGACGAAAACTTGTGGAGTGGCTGTTATTCAGGAGCCATTGAAGAAAAATCATTTGTAGAGGCTTTTGAAAAAGTAGGATTTTATGGTGTAGAAATTGATAAACGCGAAAAGACATGGACTACTATTGAAGGTATTGATTTTAGAAGTATGACGATTATAGCTCACAAAGGTAAAGAGGGTCCATGTATTGATAAAGGGCAATCTGTTATATACAAAGGTCCATTTAAACATATTGAAGATGATGATGACCATATTTTTGAACGAGGCGAAAGAACCTTTGTATGTGAAAAAACCTTTAATATATTAAAGCAAGCACCATATAAAGAAGTTTTTGAATTTATAGATGAAAACGAAGAAATAATTAATAAAAATGAATGTTGCGATACATCGTGTGGATGTTAA
- a CDS encoding DUF4097 family beta strand repeat-containing protein encodes MKKLFFIGISVFIVFFIAATTTWFVFDKDKYDTQNYDKTFQQDIFNRLDVKLDNSNLTLKKGSQFKITYNGDNHIQTKIKDKCLKVRDSQNKNRGYSTDLNPFYHNKKQLTIEVPDNKIKSLNIDMDAGHLKISGIALNDSNIINHTGDFNLDNVQFDNVNLYTNFSKDLYIKNSNIVNSDFKLKGGKLSIINSKLKQTIFINDHGEVKFKKMPAQSDVKASTKEGDISFEYAEKPVNTILKLNPGTGKSLIHNKAFKNGKVGNSDNVLEFYTIDGDIDID; translated from the coding sequence ATGAAAAAGCTCTTTTTTATCGGTATAAGTGTATTTATTGTCTTTTTTATTGCTGCCACGACAACTTGGTTTGTCTTTGATAAAGATAAATATGATACCCAAAATTATGACAAGACGTTTCAACAAGATATATTTAACCGTTTAGATGTTAAATTAGATAATAGCAATTTAACATTAAAAAAAGGTAGTCAATTCAAGATAACATACAATGGTGATAATCATATTCAAACTAAAATTAAAGATAAATGTCTTAAAGTAAGAGATTCACAAAATAAGAACAGAGGGTATTCTACGGATTTGAACCCTTTTTATCATAATAAAAAACAATTAACGATAGAAGTTCCTGATAATAAAATAAAATCCTTAAATATTGATATGGATGCAGGTCATTTAAAAATTTCTGGTATAGCATTGAATGATAGTAATATTATTAATCATACTGGTGACTTTAATTTAGATAATGTTCAATTTGATAATGTAAACCTATATACAAATTTTAGTAAAGATTTATATATAAAAAATAGCAACATAGTTAATAGTGATTTCAAGTTAAAAGGTGGTAAGCTATCTATCATTAATAGTAAATTAAAGCAAACTATATTTATTAATGATCATGGTGAAGTTAAATTTAAAAAAATGCCGGCACAGTCTGACGTCAAAGCCTCAACTAAAGAAGGTGACATTTCGTTTGAATACGCTGAGAAACCCGTTAATACAATATTGAAATTGAACCCTGGTACTGGAAAAAGTTTAATTCATAATAAGGCTTTTAAAAATGGTAAAGTAGGTAATAGTGACAATGTTTTAGAATTCTATACTATTGATGGTGACATCGACATCGATTAA
- a CDS encoding HAAS signaling domain-containing protein, giving the protein MNKITYLNELETSLKGLPRPLIDQKMYEYETYFYEQELNGESEEKIIKKLKDPYDVANEVKAQNIIDYAQIKPNFTNIARAVIASLSLGILSMFVILIPVTLIGIIILLLFLLSLTLLFCPILLIINAFLKGIYDSISNILFAISYSGIGLVCIIIIFKVLEYIYRIILKYLTWYIKTVKGSVKK; this is encoded by the coding sequence ATGAATAAGATTACGTATTTAAATGAATTAGAAACCTCACTTAAAGGTTTGCCAAGACCATTAATCGATCAAAAAATGTATGAATATGAAACGTACTTTTATGAACAAGAATTAAATGGTGAATCAGAAGAAAAAATCATAAAAAAATTAAAAGATCCTTATGATGTAGCTAATGAAGTAAAAGCACAAAATATTATTGACTATGCTCAAATCAAACCTAATTTTACTAATATCGCTCGCGCTGTCATAGCATCGTTAAGTTTAGGTATATTGTCAATGTTTGTAATTTTAATACCTGTAACTTTAATTGGTATTATTATTTTATTGCTATTTTTATTATCTTTAACGTTATTATTCTGTCCAATTCTCTTGATCATCAATGCTTTTTTAAAAGGTATATATGACTCAATAAGTAATATTTTATTTGCTATTTCTTATTCGGGGATTGGTTTAGTATGTATCATTATAATATTTAAAGTATTAGAGTATATATATCGCATTATTTTAAAATACTTAACTTGGTATATTAAAACAGTTAAAGGGAGCGTCAAAAAATGA